CCACCTGCTTAAATCCCTGCTTGCCTAACAGGCTAAAAGTTACTAATCTTAATAAATCTGGAGTCATCAGACCAGGAGAGAAAATTTTTTCACGGGGTATCTTACAATATGCCAGCCATCATCTTTAATGACCGGGAAAAGGAAATTCTGCGCATTGTTCAGGCCGATCTGCCCGATTCCCAGACTCCTTTTGCCGATATTGCCTCCAGAGCAGGGGTTTCTGAAGAGGAAGTGATTGATCTTCTGCGCAAGCTCAAGGATCAGGGTCAAATCCGCAGGTTCGGGGCCACTTTGAGACATCAGCAGGCTGGATATGGATTCAACGCCATGGTGGCCTGGTATGTTGATGCTGAAAAGGATATTGGTGAGGTTGGCAGTATCATGGCTGAGCGCCCGGAAATAACCCACTGCTATGAACGAAGAAATTGCCTGGACTGGCCCTATAATCTGTACACCATGATCCATGGCCGCTCCAGTGATGACTGCAGACGGGTGGTGGAGGAGCTCAGCGCAGAAACAGGGGTTGCCCAGTATGAAATGCTTTTCAGCAACGAAGAGCTGAAAAAGACATCCATGAAGTATTTCTAGGCCGGACATCGCTGGATGGCTGGAATGCACCCGGCCCCAGGCAGGCTGGGCGTTTCAGGATCAAGACGTCTGATGTTCATTGTTCCGGCCTTAATTTATCAAGCAGACCATGAGGAAGGTATGAGCATTTCCAGAGAACTTTTTGAGCAGGCCGTAAAGGTGATACCGGGCGGGGTGAACAGTCCTGTAAGGACCTGTGCCGGAGTGGGGGCTGATCCCCTTTTTATATCCAGGGCCCAGGGTCCGTATATTTACACCGAGGACGGACAGAAGATGGTTGACTATGTCATGTCCTGGGGACCAATGATTCTGGGGCACAACCATGAAGCCGTAAACAGGGCTCTGCATGAGGCCGTGGACAGGGGAACCAGCTACGGAGCACCATGCAGGCCGGAAATTGATCTGGCCGGACTTATTGTTGAGGCCCTGCCCGGAGTGGATATGGTCCGCATGGTAAACTCCGGCACAGAAGCCACCATGAGCGCCCTGCGTCTGGCCCGGGGATACACCGGCAGGCCAAAGGTGCTCAAGTTTACCGGCTGCTATCACGGGCATGTGGATTCATTTCTGGCCAGTGCCGGCTCTGGAGCGGCCACCCTGTGCATTCCCGGGACTCCCGGTGTTCCAGAGGAGGTCGTTGCCCATACCCTGCTGGCCGATTACAATGATTTGGAACAGGTCCAGGCCCTTTTTGCAGAACATGGCCAGGAAATTGCAGCAATATTTGTGGAACCCGTGGCCGGGAATATGGGCCTGGTCCTTCCCAGGGACGGATTCCTGCAGGGTCTGAGGAAGCTGGCTGATGAATACGGCTCCCTTTTGGTCTTTGATGAAGTCATAACCGGCTTCAGGGTGTCCTTTTCCGGAGCCCAGGGCCGTTTCAAGGTTATTCCGGACCTGACCTGCCTGGGCAAGATCATCGGAGGCGGTCTGCCTGTAGGGGCCTACGGCGGCAGAAGAGAGATTATGGAAAAAATAGCCCCCTGCGGAGAGGTCTACCAGGCCGGGACCCTTTCGGGCAATCCCCTGGCCATGACTGCAGGGTACCATACCCTGAAGACCCTCCAGGAAATGGATTATGATCAGCTGGAAGCCAGGACCGGAGAACTGGCAGTCAGCCTGAGGGATATCCTTGCACAAAAAGGGGTCCCAGTTCAACTTAATACCATTGGCTCCATATTTACGCTGTTTTTTTCAGACGCCCCGGTGACTGACTTTGCCTCGGCCAAAAAGGCGGATCAGGATCTGTTCAGGGCCTTTTACAACGGCATGCGTGATCAGGGTATCTATCTTGCTCCGTCAGGTTTTGAATGTGCGTTTAACTCTTTTGCCCACAGCGCCCTGGAGTGGGAAAAGACCCTGGAGGCGGCCCGCAGAGTTTCTTTCAGCCGGTAGACCGGTTAGAACTGTTTCTAATGCCGGATGAGCACCCTGCCAAAGCTCAAAGCAGCCGGTGAAAAACATTGCGCCCACTTGACAGGGTCGAATGTTCTGACCTAGAGAGGACTTAGTTAGATTGTTCATTTTTTTACAAGCGTTTTTTTAAGGAGGTGAAAAACCATGAAGAAGTCCGTGATTGTTGGAGTGATTTTTGTTTTTGTTCTGGGCTTTCTGGTCCTGCCCAAGCTTTACGCCGGTCTGACCACACAGCACAAGCAGCTGGACCAGGACATGTCTTATAAGCATGGTGAATATGCAGACAACTGGCTTTTGTATGCACCTGTGGAATACGGTGAAATGAGGGAAGCCCCGTCTCCATTCTCCCACAGCGTCCACGCTGATTTCGCTTGTGGTGACTGCCATCACGATGAGTTCGGAGAACCAAAGACTGAAGATGACAAGATTATCGGCTGTATGAGTGCCGGCTGTCATGACATGGCTGTTGCCGAGTCTCCCAGGGACAGACGCGATATTCGCTATTTCTACAAAGCCTATCATGATATGTGCATGTCCGGATGTCACCGTGACCTGGCTCAGGCCGGAGAACCCACCGGTCCCACAGCCTGTGTGGACTGCCATCCTAAAGAAGACTAAGCACTGAGTTAACTCCCAGGGGAAGCTTTGCTTCCCCTTTTTTTTGGCCTGCCTGTTTTTCATTCATTTTCAAGGGTTGCCCATCTGCCGGTGCAGCTCCCCCACTTTTATTTTTCCGGTATTATGCCGGTCCTTCCAGGTGCAGTTACTTTACAATGCAGATGTTTTTTTAGTATCGTCTGAACCGCGTTGCTCAGTAACATCAGCGAAACAAGGTGGTGCTTATGGCTTCAGACAGAGAAAAAAACGATCTCACTGATGAGGAAATAATCGACCTGACCGATGTGGTAGAAGAGGGGAAGGTTCCTGAACAGGACAAGGACCAGCAGGACGATTCCTCTGGTGAACGGGATTTTGACGAGGATCTGAACGATCTGTTTGAGAGCCTCAGCTCGGAAAAAGATTCCCAGGATGGACAGGACGAATTTGAAGACCTTTTTCAGGATAAGGAAGGTGAACCGGCCGGGGAAAAAGACTCAGGCCCGGATGATTCAGCCCGGGAGCAGGATCAGGCTGAAGATGATTTTTTAAAGGATTTTCTGGGTGATGAAGATCCTCAGGATCAGCCTGAATCAGCCGGGATAACAGATGAATCAGCTGAACTGGAAGATCTGGTTGCAGACCTGGAAGGGGAAAAGGGCGACCCGGGTCCTGACCTGGAAGAACAGCCCCAGGTCCCTGAGCCGGACCCGGACCTGGAAGAACAGCCCCAGGTCCCTGAGCCGGACCCGGACCTGAGAGTTGAGGGCCAGGCTGAGCCTGAAAAAGAGCCTGACACCAGTGAAGATAAAGAAGTCTCTCCTTCTTCTAAAGAGGACTTGCCCCCAGCTGCTGATCCTGAGCCGGAAAAGCCGGTCAGCGGGATAGAAACTCTGGCTGATCAGCTGGAGACCCTGGCGGATCGACTGGAAGTTCTGGAAGAAAAATTCAGCCAGGAACAGGAACGGCTTGAAACCAGGGCTGTCCAGGCTGTGGAGGAAAAGGGCCTGGACCTGGGATTTATTGAAGAGCTGTCAGCCCGGATCTCGGGCCAGGTCAAGGCCGGACTTGGCGAACTGATTGAGGAGAAGCTGGGAAATATCGAGCTGCTCAAGGGAATGGAAGATGAGTTCAGGGCCGGGGTCATTGAAATCATGGAGCAGAAAGGCCTTGAAACATCTTTTGCCAGGGATCTGTCCCAGAAAATATCTGAGGACACTGAAAAAAGGATTCAGGACCAGGTTGCCGGGCAGCTGGAGACTCTGACCATGTCTGATGAGTCTGAGTTCATCCGGAAGATCGAGGCTCTGGAAAAAAGGCTGGATTCCCTGAATGTTCCGGATCCCTCAGAACTCCAGCAGGGGATTATGAAGGATGTTGAAATTCTTCTCGAGGAAAAACTGTCCGGCCAGGACTCAGGTCCTGATTCCCCGGACCCGGGTCAGGAACTGTCAGACCTGGTGGATCAAAAGATCAGTGAACTGGTGGAGTCAT
This genomic window from Desulfonatronovibrio hydrogenovorans DSM 9292 contains:
- a CDS encoding cytochrome c3 family protein: MKKSVIVGVIFVFVLGFLVLPKLYAGLTTQHKQLDQDMSYKHGEYADNWLLYAPVEYGEMREAPSPFSHSVHADFACGDCHHDEFGEPKTEDDKIIGCMSAGCHDMAVAESPRDRRDIRYFYKAYHDMCMSGCHRDLAQAGEPTGPTACVDCHPKED
- the ahbB gene encoding siroheme decarboxylase subunit beta produces the protein MPAIIFNDREKEILRIVQADLPDSQTPFADIASRAGVSEEEVIDLLRKLKDQGQIRRFGATLRHQQAGYGFNAMVAWYVDAEKDIGEVGSIMAERPEITHCYERRNCLDWPYNLYTMIHGRSSDDCRRVVEELSAETGVAQYEMLFSNEELKKTSMKYF
- the hemL gene encoding glutamate-1-semialdehyde 2,1-aminomutase codes for the protein MSISRELFEQAVKVIPGGVNSPVRTCAGVGADPLFISRAQGPYIYTEDGQKMVDYVMSWGPMILGHNHEAVNRALHEAVDRGTSYGAPCRPEIDLAGLIVEALPGVDMVRMVNSGTEATMSALRLARGYTGRPKVLKFTGCYHGHVDSFLASAGSGAATLCIPGTPGVPEEVVAHTLLADYNDLEQVQALFAEHGQEIAAIFVEPVAGNMGLVLPRDGFLQGLRKLADEYGSLLVFDEVITGFRVSFSGAQGRFKVIPDLTCLGKIIGGGLPVGAYGGRREIMEKIAPCGEVYQAGTLSGNPLAMTAGYHTLKTLQEMDYDQLEARTGELAVSLRDILAQKGVPVQLNTIGSIFTLFFSDAPVTDFASAKKADQDLFRAFYNGMRDQGIYLAPSGFECAFNSFAHSALEWEKTLEAARRVSFSR